A section of the Aricia agestis chromosome 4, ilAriAges1.1, whole genome shotgun sequence genome encodes:
- the LOC121725897 gene encoding protein O-mannosyl-transferase 2, with amino-acid sequence MKSSNGSECKIWWITFGLICGATFVTRFYKVLEPDHVCWDETHFGKMASWYINRTFFFDVHPPLGKMLIALSGKLTGYDGTFAFDKPGDKYDGARYEGMRMFCTSLGALIIPLTFLTIWEMTKCLDSTLIGTLLLLCDVGFLTLNRYILLDPILLFFMSCSIYGAFKVKSLTEDGLAPFSTRMLAWQFWLGSALACTMSVKFVGLFVVLFVGLRTIADLWNVLGDLSKPVSLTVKHLIGRTITLIIWPSLLYIFFFWIHLTVLSKSGNGDGFYSSGFQARLEGNSLHNASAPRYVAYGAVITLKNHRTGGGYLHSHQHLYPAGFGAKQQQITTYTHKDDNNRWIIKPFDRESVSGVVRVRSGDLVRLTHAATGRNLHSHRERAPLTHKFMQVTGYGEEGIGDANDVWKVVISGSKDGDDLQTVRSRLMFMHYLQACVLTTTGKQLPKWGYEQQEVACNPNLRDKNALWNVEDNIFDQLPKVSFEAYASGFIERFIESHAVMFQGNAGLKPKEGEVTSQPWQWPINYRGQFFSGSAHRIYLLGNPVVWWTNLLFLVIFIVVFVINSIREKRAKAFGVVLQNDSESLRASAWAAAGWALHYVPFWAMGRVLYFHHYFPALIFSTILTGILTVYLLKSVQSYLSPELGRTVYHCFMGIIISTSVYSFYLFSPLAYGMSGPLASEPNSTMTGLKWLDTWEF; translated from the exons ATGAAGTCTTCCAATGGCTCTGAGTgcaaaat CTGGTGGATTACTTTTGGTCTTATATGTGGAGCAACATTTGTGACCCGATTCTACAAAGTACTGGAACCAGATCATGTCTG CTGGGATGAAACACACTTTGGTAAAATGGCTAGTTGGTACATAAATCGAACATTTTTCTTTGATGTGCATCCTCCACTTGGTAAA ATGCTTATCGCTTTATCAGGCAAACTGACTGGCTATGATGGAACTTTTGCTTTTGATAAACCTGGTGATAAATATGATGGTGCGAGGTACGAAGGGATGAGAATG TTTTGTACCAGTCTGGGTGCACTAATAATACCACTTACTTTTCTCACAATATGGGAAATGACAAAATGTTTGGACTCCACTCTTATTGGCACCTTATTGCTGTTATGTG atGTTGGATTCTTGACATTGAATAGGTATATTTTGCTGGATCCTATTCTTCTATTCTTTATGAGTTGCTCTATTTATGGCGCATTTAAG GTGAAATCACTAACTGAAGATGGTTTAGCACCATTTAGTACCAGAATGCTAGCTTGGCAGTTTTGGCTGGGATCGGCACTCGCTTGCACAATGTCGGTGAAGTTTGTAGGattgtttgttgttttgtttgtcgGTCTGCGAACAATAGCCGACCTGTGGAATGTACTTGGAGATCTCAGCAAGCCAGTC AGCTTAACAGTAAAACATTTAATCGGAAGAACAATCACCCTCATTATTTGGCCGTCGTTGTTATACATTTTCTTCTTTTGGATTCATCTGACGGTGTTAAGCAAAAG TGGTAATGGCGACGGATTTTATTCCTCCGGTTTTCAAGCTCGTTTGGAGGGCAACAGTCTGCACAACGCTAGCGCCCCGAGATACGTCGCCTACGGAGCTGTAATCACCCTGAAAAACCACCGCACGGGCGGGGGCTACTTGCATTCACATCAACACTTGTATCCGGCCGGTTTCGGCGCTAAACAACAACAG ATAACGACGTACACGCACAAAGACGACAACAACCGATGGATTATCAAGCCGTTCGACCGCGAGTCTGTGTCGGGCGTGGTGCGCGTGCGCAGCGGTGACCTCGTACGACTCACGCACGCCGCCACCGGCCGCAACCTGCACTCGCACCGCGAGCGCGCGCCGCTCACGCACAAGTTCATGCAAGTCACCGGATACGGGGAG gaagGTATCGGTGACGCGAATGACGTTTGGAAGGTTGTTATATCGGGATCAAAAGATGGTGACGACTTACAAACTGTTCGAAGTCGGCTGATGTTTATGCATTATTTACAA GCATGTGTGCTGACTACCACAGGTAAACAGCTACCCAAGTGGGGCTACGAGCAACAAGAAGTTGCTTGTAATCCTAATTTGCGAGACAAAAATGCGCTATGGAATGTGGAGGATAATATTTTTGACCAGT tgCCAAAAGTGAGTTTCGAGGCTTACGCGTCTGGTTTTATAGAGCGCTTTATAGAGTCGCACGCAGTGATGTTCCAAGGTAACGCCGGCCTCAAACCGAAAGAGGGTGAAGTGACGTCGCAACCGTGGCAGTGGCCCATCAATTACAGA GGACAATTCTTTTCGGGGAGTGCTCACAGAATCTATCTGCTGGGCAATCCAGTAGTGTGGTGGACCAATCTCCTCTTCCTCGTCATATTCATTGTCGTGTTCGTCATAAATTCAATAAGAGAAAAGCGAGCGAAGGCTTTTGGTGTAGTATTGCAAAATG ATAGTGAGAGTCTGCGAGCGAGCGCGTGGGCGGCGGCGGGCTGGGCGCTGCACTACGTGCCTTTCTGGGCGATGGGCCGTGTGCTATACTTCCACCACTACTTCCCGGCACTCATATTCAGCACTATTCTCACTG GTATATTGACCGTGTACCTGCTGAAGAGTGTCCAGAGCTACCTGAGCCCCGAGCTGGGCAGAACAGTATACCATTGCTTCATGGGAATTATAATTTCCACTAGTGTGTATAGTTTCTATCTGTTCTCGCCTCTCGCGTACGGTATGAGCGGGCCGCTAGCCAGTGAACCCAACTCTACCATGACTGGCCTGAAGTGGTTAGACACTTgggaattttaa